In the genome of Desulfuromonas thiophila, the window TTTGATTTCTGCTTCCTCCCTCAATATCGCCACCTGCTGTACGCAATTACAGTGCGACCGCGGCAATGCTGCCAAAACCGCTTTGCGCTGGCTAGCTGTCGATGGAACGCTGCGCGACTACAGCTTTGCCGAGCTTGACCAGTTATCGAATCGTTTCGCCAACGTGCTACACCCGTTCGCCCTGCAACCGCAATCGGTCATTGCCACCCTGCTGCCAAAATGTCCGGAGCATTTCATCGCTTTTCTGGGCACCCTCAAACAGGGCCAGATCTGCGCTCCCCTGTTTGCCAATCTGGGCGATCTCGCCCTGCGTGACCGTCTGGCCGACAGCCGCGCCCGGTTACTGGTCACCCGCAAAAGCCAACTGAAAAAGATCCTGCGCCATCAGCAGAACCTGCCGGATCTGCGTGCCATCCTGTTGACCGACAGCACCGAGGATCTGGCACCGCACATCCTCAGCTATCCCAAACGACTCCAGCAAGCTTCGATCCATTTCAGCGCCTTGCCAACAGCAGCCACCACGCCGGCGCTGCTGCATTACACCTCCGGCTCCACCGGACAACCCAAAGGGGTTCTGCACGTCCATGGCAGTCTGCACCAGCAACGGATCAGCGTCCATGAGGTACTGCAGCTGCAACCCGACGATCTGTACTGGTGCACCGCCGATCACGGCTGGATTACCGGCAGTGTTTACGGCATCATCGCTCCCTGGAGTGAAGGTATCCGGCAACTGCACTACGGTGGCGGCTATGCCGCCGACCGCTGGTGCAACATTCTCAGCCAACAACAGGTTAGCGTCTGGTACACGGCGCCCACCGCCCTGCGCCTGCTGATGCGGGAACCGGCGGAACAGTTGCGCCTGCTGCACCTGCCTCATTTAAGACACATCTTCAGCGTCGGTGAGCCCCTCAACCCCGAGATTCTCCGCTGGGCACAGCAAACGCTCGGCAAAGAGGTTTACGACACCTGGTTTCAGACCGAGACCGGTGCCATCGCCATCGCCAACCGTCCTGGCCTGACCCTGCGGCCGGGTTCCATGGGAAAACCTGTCAGCGGTATTGAGGCAGCCATTCTCGATGCTGCAGGACAGCCCGTCGCCGATGGCGTTCCCGGCGATCTATGCCTGCACCGCAGCTTCGGTTCTTTGTTTACCGGCTATCTCAATGCCACAGCAGCCTACCAGGCCAAATTTCGTGGCGATTATTACTGCAGTGGCGACTGCGCCAGTCGTGACGCGCAGGGCTATTACTGGTTCAAGGGCCGCACGGACGATGTCATCAACACCGGCGGCCATCTGGTCAGCCCGTTTGAAATCGAAAGCGCCCTGCTTGAAGTGGCGGAAGTGGCCGAATCCGCCGTTGTCGGCATCGATGACGATCTGCTTTACCAGAAAATCGTGGCCTTTGTGCAACTGCATGACGGTTGCCCGGCCAACCGGGAGCTGGAAATTCGCCTGCGCCTGCATATCAGCAACCGGGTTTCCACCATCGCCACCCCTCAGGACCTTGTTTTTATCAACCAGATCCCCAAAAACACCAGCGGCAAGATCCTGCGCCGGCTGCTGCGGGCGCGCTATCTCGGCCTGCCCGAAGGGGATCTCTCCACTCTGGACTGCCCATGAATCTGAACGATCAGCTCAATACCATTTTCCGTGAAGTCTTCGACGAC includes:
- a CDS encoding AMP-binding protein produces the protein MISASSLNIATCCTQLQCDRGNAAKTALRWLAVDGTLRDYSFAELDQLSNRFANVLHPFALQPQSVIATLLPKCPEHFIAFLGTLKQGQICAPLFANLGDLALRDRLADSRARLLVTRKSQLKKILRHQQNLPDLRAILLTDSTEDLAPHILSYPKRLQQASIHFSALPTAATTPALLHYTSGSTGQPKGVLHVHGSLHQQRISVHEVLQLQPDDLYWCTADHGWITGSVYGIIAPWSEGIRQLHYGGGYAADRWCNILSQQQVSVWYTAPTALRLLMREPAEQLRLLHLPHLRHIFSVGEPLNPEILRWAQQTLGKEVYDTWFQTETGAIAIANRPGLTLRPGSMGKPVSGIEAAILDAAGQPVADGVPGDLCLHRSFGSLFTGYLNATAAYQAKFRGDYYCSGDCASRDAQGYYWFKGRTDDVINTGGHLVSPFEIESALLEVAEVAESAVVGIDDDLLYQKIVAFVQLHDGCPANRELEIRLRLHISNRVSTIATPQDLVFINQIPKNTSGKILRRLLRARYLGLPEGDLSTLDCP